Proteins found in one Mucilaginibacter gracilis genomic segment:
- a CDS encoding transposase: MSLPSWIQKFKEPKTEIRLIKGTFYKYAVEYRYNSEKKRTDKITLELLGKITEKEGFVPSDKKLIKDKGNSLPVVDIKTYGLYNLFTSLLAEDLPSLLTLFPEPVSQTLLTVAMMRFAYQHPIKRMPFQHAHDYCSLNWVTKGLDDKAITAALKYVGENRELLLGWMKGRLGVREAMQDKFVMIDSTHIPSLSEHLSVNAMGYNPQHSYDPQIRLMYIFSAQMQQPVYYRLINGNITDVTSMKICVDELNIKDVVFIADKGFYSKKNVADLKTASIHFIIPLYRNNNLIDYEPLQQANFKKGIKNYFTYQKRVVWYYEYEKEGLMLTTYLDERLRVEEEADFLTRTQTHPDKYKEVDFFERVDRFGTLTLTNHLPEAVSAQMLYETYKQRNEIEVMFDAYKHFLLADKTYMQNRYVLEGWLMANFIAMIAYYRLYTRLKTANKLSKYAPKDIVEISKSIYQTKIRNTWVRSEITKKTKDLFKSIDIDYLN; this comes from the coding sequence ATGTCGTTACCTTCCTGGATTCAAAAATTTAAAGAGCCAAAAACAGAGATCAGGCTTATCAAGGGTACATTTTACAAGTACGCTGTTGAGTATCGTTATAATTCTGAAAAAAAGCGGACGGATAAAATAACCCTGGAACTTCTTGGTAAAATCACCGAGAAGGAGGGCTTTGTCCCGTCGGATAAAAAACTAATAAAAGATAAAGGCAACAGCCTGCCGGTAGTAGATATCAAAACATACGGATTGTATAATCTCTTTACGTCTTTGCTTGCTGAGGATCTTCCCAGTTTACTTACACTCTTCCCAGAGCCTGTTAGTCAAACATTATTGACAGTAGCAATGATGCGTTTTGCTTATCAGCACCCAATAAAGCGTATGCCGTTTCAACATGCACATGACTACTGTTCTCTGAACTGGGTCACAAAAGGTCTTGATGACAAAGCAATTACAGCTGCATTGAAATATGTAGGAGAAAACAGAGAACTATTGCTGGGCTGGATGAAAGGCAGATTAGGGGTAAGGGAAGCTATGCAGGATAAATTTGTAATGATTGATTCTACGCACATACCATCCCTTTCAGAACATCTTTCAGTCAACGCAATGGGTTATAATCCACAGCATAGCTATGATCCACAAATACGCCTGATGTACATTTTTTCTGCACAAATGCAACAACCGGTGTATTATAGACTTATCAATGGGAATATTACTGACGTTACATCGATGAAGATATGTGTAGACGAACTAAATATCAAAGATGTGGTTTTCATTGCCGACAAGGGATTTTACAGCAAGAAAAACGTCGCTGACCTCAAAACTGCCTCCATTCATTTCATTATCCCACTATACAGAAATAATAATCTCATAGATTATGAACCGCTACAGCAAGCCAATTTTAAAAAAGGTATAAAGAATTATTTCACCTATCAGAAGAGGGTGGTCTGGTATTATGAATATGAAAAAGAAGGACTGATGCTAACTACTTACCTTGACGAGCGCCTTAGAGTAGAAGAAGAAGCTGATTTCCTTACCCGTACTCAAACACATCCTGATAAGTATAAAGAAGTTGATTTCTTTGAACGGGTTGACCGTTTTGGAACACTTACACTCACGAATCACCTGCCTGAAGCGGTGTCCGCACAAATGTTATATGAAACCTACAAACAGCGCAATGAAATAGAAGTCATGTTTGACGCCTACAAGCACTTCCTGCTTGCAGACAAAACCTACATGCAGAACCGATATGTGCTGGAAGGATGGTTAATGGCAAATTTTATAGCCATGATCGCATACTACAGGTTGTATACACGACTAAAAACAGCAAACAAACTTTCAAAATATGCACCAAAGGACATAGTAGAAATATCAAAAAGCATCTACCAAACTAAAATCCGAAACACCTGGGTAAGATCCGAAATAACAAAAAAGACAAAAGACCTCTTTAAATCTATTGACATAGACTACCTAAATTAG
- a CDS encoding ATP-dependent helicase, with amino-acid sequence MDYLKGLNPSQQAAVLQIQGPVMIIAGAGSGKTRVITYRVAHLIQKGVDSFNILVLTFTNKAAREMRERIMSVAGTEAKNIWMGTFHSVFAKILRVEADKIGYPSNFTIYDTDDSKSVLRAIIKEMNLDDKLYNQNFVMNRISASKNNLVSWQEYQQNEAIQAEDFSSGRGHIGKIYENYVNRCFRAGAMDFDDLLFKTNELLKTHNDVLYKYQNKFKYLMVDEYQDTNFSQYLIVKKLASINQNICVVGDDAQSIYAFRGANIQNILNFEKDYPDLKVFKLEQNYRSTQNIVNVANSIISNNKEQLKKNVFSEKEHGDKIKVLRAFSDNEEGKITAESIFQDHANKGMKWHDFAILYRTNAQSRSMEEGLRKLNIPYKIYGGLSFYQRKEIKDLIAYFRLTFNPSDEEALKRVINYPKRGIGDTTVDRIIVAAGQHNITPWEAIVNSAQFLDSRTANTVVNFGMMIQSFQVITKTMSAYDSALYIAQHCGLLKDLYEDKSVEGLNRYENIQELLNGIKEFSEREDLEEKGLDVFMQDIALLTNDDKDKNKDADTVSLMTIHSSKGLEFPHVYVVGLEENLFPSQMSLNSRTDLEEERRLFYVAVTRAESKLTISYATSRFKFGTLINCEPSRFLDEIDAQYLELDFTAKKAPTGNPFFDDDRAAWAGGSSKDAFSKPKAPAPATKANIKTTSILAKAHVPSAGYTPSDTSNLQVGMEVEHERFGFGKVLTLDGNKPDIKATIFFKDVGQKQLLLKFAKLRIV; translated from the coding sequence TTGGATTATTTAAAGGGATTAAATCCTTCGCAACAGGCGGCTGTTTTACAAATTCAGGGGCCGGTGATGATTATTGCAGGTGCCGGGTCGGGTAAAACAAGGGTTATTACTTATAGAGTGGCACACCTGATACAAAAGGGTGTGGACTCGTTTAATATACTGGTACTTACATTTACCAACAAAGCTGCGCGCGAAATGCGTGAGCGTATTATGAGCGTGGCCGGCACCGAAGCCAAAAACATTTGGATGGGTACGTTTCACTCGGTTTTTGCCAAAATTTTACGCGTTGAGGCCGATAAAATAGGCTACCCGAGCAACTTTACCATTTATGATACCGACGACAGCAAGAGTGTGCTGCGCGCCATTATCAAAGAAATGAACCTGGACGATAAGCTGTATAACCAAAATTTTGTGATGAACCGCATCTCGGCATCAAAAAATAACCTGGTATCGTGGCAGGAGTATCAGCAGAATGAGGCTATACAGGCCGAAGATTTTTCGAGCGGCAGGGGCCATATTGGTAAGATATATGAAAACTATGTTAACCGCTGTTTCCGTGCCGGGGCGATGGACTTTGACGATTTGCTGTTTAAAACCAACGAGCTTTTAAAAACCCATAACGACGTACTTTATAAATACCAAAACAAGTTCAAATACCTGATGGTGGATGAGTATCAGGATACTAACTTTTCGCAGTATTTAATTGTGAAGAAGCTGGCTTCAATTAACCAGAATATTTGTGTGGTTGGTGATGATGCGCAGAGTATTTACGCTTTCCGGGGTGCCAACATCCAAAATATTTTAAATTTTGAGAAGGATTATCCCGATCTGAAAGTATTTAAGCTGGAACAAAACTACCGCTCAACCCAAAATATTGTAAATGTTGCCAACAGCATTATATCAAACAATAAGGAGCAGCTTAAAAAGAATGTTTTTTCGGAAAAAGAACATGGCGATAAAATTAAGGTTTTACGTGCCTTTAGCGACAATGAGGAAGGCAAGATAACTGCCGAATCTATTTTTCAGGACCATGCCAATAAGGGGATGAAATGGCATGATTTTGCTATTTTGTATCGCACCAATGCGCAATCACGCTCGATGGAGGAGGGTTTGCGTAAACTCAATATCCCCTACAAAATATACGGAGGATTATCTTTTTATCAACGTAAGGAAATTAAGGATTTGATAGCTTACTTTAGGCTAACCTTTAACCCAAGCGACGAGGAGGCGTTAAAGCGCGTTATCAATTACCCCAAACGCGGCATTGGCGATACTACGGTTGACAGGATTATTGTAGCTGCCGGACAGCATAATATTACGCCCTGGGAGGCGATTGTTAACTCGGCGCAGTTTTTGGATAGCCGCACGGCTAACACGGTGGTGAATTTTGGTATGATGATTCAAAGTTTCCAGGTTATCACCAAAACCATGTCTGCTTACGATTCGGCACTATATATTGCACAGCATTGCGGGCTATTGAAAGACTTGTACGAAGATAAATCGGTTGAAGGATTAAACCGTTATGAAAACATACAAGAGCTGTTAAACGGTATAAAAGAGTTTAGCGAACGCGAGGACCTGGAAGAAAAAGGCCTTGACGTGTTTATGCAGGATATTGCCCTGCTTACTAACGACGATAAGGATAAAAATAAGGATGCCGACACGGTATCGTTAATGACGATACACTCCAGTAAAGGACTTGAATTTCCGCACGTGTATGTGGTTGGTTTGGAAGAGAATTTGTTCCCATCGCAAATGTCGCTCAACTCACGTACAGATTTGGAAGAAGAACGCCGCTTATTTTATGTGGCCGTTACCCGGGCCGAAAGTAAACTGACTATTAGCTACGCTACTTCGCGCTTTAAGTTTGGTACGCTAATTAACTGTGAGCCAAGCCGGTTTTTAGATGAAATAGACGCGCAATATTTGGAGCTTGATTTTACCGCCAAAAAAGCACCAACCGGTAATCCGTTTTTTGATGACGACCGTGCCGCATGGGCCGGCGGCAGCAGTAAAGATGCTTTTAGCAAGCCCAAAGCACCAGCCCCGGCAACCAAAGCCAATATTAAAACAACAAGCATACTGGCTAAAGCCCACGTACCATCGGCAGGTTATACACCAAGCGACACCAGTAACCTACAGGTAGGCATGGAGGTTGAACACGAGCGTTTTGGTTTTGGCAAGGTATTAACCTTAGACGGCAATAAACCTGATATTAAAGCCACTATATTTTTTAAGGACGTAGGGCAAAAGCAATTGTTATTAAAGTTTGCGAAGTTGAGGATAGTGTAA
- a CDS encoding lysozyme inhibitor LprI family protein translates to MKRIVALAALLVLSFSLRAQLSFTPEQNKTIANAVEQKLAVFKAKLVNLKVSAIESEFAIDTFKVEHLMAERLNTSYVTSDMIITAGDASRGYDLLLNKYYKKLMSVLKDTDKQVLLQTQKNWIAFRDSESKLIGVIGGDKYTGGTMQAPIDAELYLQLIKKRTCDIYEHYSRIADQP, encoded by the coding sequence ATGAAAAGAATTGTTGCTTTAGCCGCGCTGCTTGTTTTATCGTTTAGTTTACGGGCACAACTATCATTTACGCCCGAGCAAAACAAAACCATTGCCAACGCTGTGGAGCAAAAACTGGCTGTTTTTAAAGCTAAATTGGTGAATTTGAAAGTTTCGGCCATTGAAAGTGAGTTTGCAATTGATACTTTTAAGGTTGAACATTTGATGGCCGAACGGTTGAATACCAGCTATGTTACATCGGACATGATAATCACCGCTGGCGATGCGTCAAGAGGATATGATTTATTGTTGAATAAGTATTACAAAAAACTGATGTCGGTTTTAAAGGATACTGATAAACAGGTATTGTTGCAAACTCAAAAAAACTGGATAGCTTTTCGCGATAGCGAATCTAAATTGATAGGGGTGATAGGTGGCGATAAATATACAGGTGGCACTATGCAGGCACCAATTGACGCCGAACTGTATTTGCAATTGATAAAAAAGCGCACCTGTGATATTTATGAGCATTACTCGAGAATTGCCGACCAACCCTGA
- a CDS encoding DUF1801 domain-containing protein: MTIADHLNQQETARIPLMSELHRVILKNDTTVIATVGSMMGKQMILYTDRGSFKYGLAGSKDHITLHVLPIYGNALLHARYVELLPNAKLQKGCINFKNEAQMPLEIAAQLIADCAGIDMIAIRQNYLDKKKK; the protein is encoded by the coding sequence ATGACGATTGCCGATCATCTTAATCAACAAGAAACTGCCCGTATACCTTTAATGAGCGAGTTACACCGGGTTATTTTAAAGAATGACACTACGGTTATTGCAACAGTTGGGAGTATGATGGGTAAGCAAATGATATTGTATACCGATAGGGGGAGTTTTAAATACGGTTTGGCGGGTTCTAAAGATCATATTACGTTACATGTGCTGCCTATTTATGGTAATGCGCTGTTACATGCCAGGTATGTTGAATTGTTACCTAATGCCAAATTACAAAAGGGTTGTATTAACTTTAAAAATGAGGCCCAAATGCCATTGGAGATAGCGGCCCAATTAATTGCCGATTGCGCCGGTATTGATATGATAGCAATAAGGCAAAATTATCTTGATAAAAAAAAGAAGTAG
- a CDS encoding exonuclease domain-containing protein: MYAIVDIETTGGHASAHGITEIAIVIHNGSIIVDRFETLVNPGVPIPAYIQALTGINDSMVKNAPAFSQIAQHVYEILQPCTFIAHNVNFDYSFVRHHLLSAGFDLQCPKLCTVRLGHKIFPGLPSYSLGKFCRLMGIDNDARHRAMGDAQATAQLFSLMLLNDKDGHIPQSLKQRSKESSLPSNLPQQHITGLPNAPGVYYFHDAKGKVIYVGKAKNLKKRVKSHFTNNRADQQKQEFLKNIHQITHQTCGTELLAFILETVEIKRLWPKYNRAQKHHEYTYGLYQYEDQRGYLRLAIDKWTKYSAPLYTCNSMLDGYSLLNQLIEAFDLCPKLCFVQRNEEPCSRNLTKPCACQVTETTKRYNSRVDKALAHLKAALSTFAIRDKGRNDDEYSYILIENGEFYGMGYISNSTVTDDGLLSIKSQLTPYPGNGYIKSLVANYAVSNPDRKIEFVA, translated from the coding sequence ATGTACGCTATAGTAGATATTGAAACAACGGGGGGCCACGCCAGCGCACACGGTATTACCGAAATTGCTATTGTAATTCATAACGGAAGCATTATTGTTGATCGTTTTGAAACCCTGGTTAACCCCGGCGTGCCTATCCCGGCATATATACAGGCCCTTACTGGGATAAACGATAGCATGGTAAAAAATGCTCCGGCGTTTAGCCAAATAGCCCAGCACGTTTACGAAATATTGCAGCCCTGTACCTTTATAGCACATAACGTAAATTTCGATTACTCTTTTGTTCGTCACCACTTGCTATCTGCCGGGTTTGATTTGCAATGCCCTAAGTTATGTACCGTTAGGCTGGGCCATAAAATATTCCCCGGGCTGCCATCATATAGCCTCGGCAAATTTTGCCGGTTAATGGGTATTGATAACGATGCCCGCCACCGCGCTATGGGCGATGCACAGGCAACAGCACAGCTTTTTAGCCTGATGTTGCTGAACGATAAAGACGGACATATCCCGCAATCGCTTAAACAGCGAAGTAAAGAATCGTCATTACCATCTAACCTGCCCCAACAACATATTACCGGTTTGCCCAATGCCCCTGGCGTTTACTATTTTCATGATGCCAAGGGTAAAGTTATTTATGTAGGTAAAGCTAAAAATTTAAAAAAACGTGTTAAAAGCCATTTTACAAACAACCGTGCCGACCAGCAAAAACAGGAATTTTTAAAAAACATTCACCAGATAACCCACCAAACCTGCGGTACCGAATTATTGGCTTTTATTTTAGAAACCGTTGAAATTAAACGCCTGTGGCCAAAATACAACCGGGCCCAAAAGCACCACGAATACACCTACGGTCTTTACCAGTACGAAGACCAACGCGGTTATCTGCGCCTGGCCATTGATAAATGGACCAAATACTCGGCCCCGCTATATACCTGCAACTCCATGTTAGACGGTTACAGTTTGCTAAATCAACTCATTGAAGCCTTTGATTTATGCCCCAAATTATGCTTTGTGCAGCGCAACGAAGAGCCCTGTTCGCGTAACCTTACCAAGCCCTGCGCCTGCCAGGTTACCGAAACAACAAAACGCTACAACAGCAGAGTGGATAAAGCCCTTGCACATTTAAAAGCTGCGCTATCAACTTTCGCCATTCGCGACAAAGGCCGTAATGACGATGAATACAGCTATATTTTGATAGAGAATGGCGAGTTTTACGGTATGGGCTACATCAGCAACAGCACAGTTACAGATGATGGCTTGCTCAGTATAAAAAGCCAGTTAACCCCATACCCGGGCAATGGTTACATCAAAAGCCTGGTAGCCAATTATGCAGTGAGTAACCCCGATAGAAAAATTGAGTTTGTAGCGTAA
- a CDS encoding c-type cytochrome, giving the protein MFNHKKIIVTVCLTATVVFAATASMQTTEPEKPEWKNLKVLPKKISKQDLDKVMDDWRDALGVRCGFCHARNAETNKNDFASDAKPEKEAARKMMTMTAKINSKYFKADKDDKTMTAAITCYVCHHGTAHPESIAPPRPPRAPGQGQKPQAAPAGSTPPAPPAGSVPTSPVTTTPPAK; this is encoded by the coding sequence ATGTTTAATCATAAAAAAATAATTGTAACCGTATGTTTAACCGCTACGGTTGTTTTTGCAGCAACGGCATCGATGCAAACAACTGAGCCGGAAAAGCCTGAATGGAAAAACTTAAAGGTTTTGCCAAAAAAAATAAGTAAACAAGACCTGGATAAGGTAATGGACGATTGGAGGGATGCACTTGGTGTGAGATGTGGTTTTTGCCACGCCCGTAATGCCGAAACTAACAAAAATGATTTTGCGAGTGATGCCAAGCCCGAAAAGGAAGCCGCCCGTAAAATGATGACCATGACGGCCAAAATTAACAGCAAATACTTTAAGGCCGATAAAGACGATAAAACGATGACGGCTGCCATTACCTGCTATGTTTGCCACCATGGTACCGCACACCCCGAAAGTATAGCACCGCCGCGTCCGCCAAGGGCACCAGGTCAGGGTCAAAAGCCGCAGGCTGCTCCGGCTGGTTCAACACCACCGGCACCACCAGCAGGCAGTGTGCCAACATCGCCTGTAACAACAACGCCACCTGCAAAATAA
- a CDS encoding AEC family transporter — translation MVNFLLIFVCMAAGLLFRRSKTLPADAHRGINAWIIYLGLPAVSFKYLPHIVWSSNLLAPVLAPIVVWLGGWCYVKVYKKATSVTDGTEGALRLTSGLANTSFVGFPLIAAYFGEQYLSTAIICDQVTFFLLSTVGVVVAINSSKKHPLSAGIVLKRVLRFPPFLGCVAALTIPHLINIDVLSPLFDKLGSTVAPLALFSIGLQLRFDGWLQQLKPIFSTLLYKLFIAPAVVMLLFWLLQFKGIIPQISIFEAAMPTLLTSGVIADEYGLNPKLSNLIIGIGIILSLITTGVWYLVLAKW, via the coding sequence ATGGTTAACTTTCTACTCATTTTTGTTTGCATGGCTGCTGGGTTACTTTTCAGGCGAAGTAAAACCCTACCTGCCGATGCACACCGGGGTATTAACGCCTGGATAATTTATTTAGGTTTACCCGCCGTAAGTTTTAAGTATTTGCCGCACATAGTGTGGAGCTCTAATTTGCTGGCACCTGTATTGGCACCTATAGTAGTGTGGCTGGGCGGCTGGTGCTACGTAAAAGTGTACAAAAAAGCCACTTCCGTAACCGATGGTACCGAAGGAGCCTTGCGCCTAACCAGCGGCTTGGCCAATACATCTTTTGTTGGTTTCCCACTTATAGCAGCCTATTTTGGCGAGCAATATTTAAGTACCGCAATTATTTGCGATCAGGTTACTTTCTTTTTACTGTCAACCGTGGGTGTTGTAGTTGCCATTAATTCATCAAAAAAACATCCGCTATCGGCGGGTATTGTATTAAAAAGAGTGTTGCGTTTTCCACCGTTTTTAGGTTGCGTGGCGGCACTTACCATACCGCATTTAATAAATATTGATGTACTTAGCCCTTTGTTTGATAAATTAGGGAGCACGGTTGCCCCATTAGCACTGTTCAGCATTGGCCTGCAACTACGTTTTGACGGCTGGCTGCAACAATTGAAGCCAATTTTTAGCACCTTGCTTTACAAACTTTTTATTGCACCTGCGGTAGTGATGTTGTTGTTTTGGCTCTTGCAATTTAAGGGCATCATACCGCAGATTAGTATTTTTGAGGCCGCAATGCCAACCCTGCTCACCTCCGGCGTTATTGCCGACGAATACGGACTAAACCCTAAACTCTCAAACCTCATCATCGGTATCGGCATTATCCTTTCGCTAATAACAACGGGCGTATGGTATTTGGTTTTAGCAAAATGGTGA
- a CDS encoding mechanosensitive ion channel family protein, with product MKQQIASLSNQMPDWAWNLIVFAAAIIIGMVLKFVITTLLKHYKNVSGYSLFKSLLTHLGGPLDYFVPLFTLNLMTPIMQLSKGYLDPLDRILGILLIISFANLLINAIKVLEDFVYFNYDLSKEDNLKERKIRTQLQFIRKIIIALIVLISLSIILLSFDNVRKIGAGLLTGVGISGIIIGFAAQKSLGNLLAGFQIAFTQPIRIDDVLVVEGEWGRVEEITLTYVVLNIWDQRRLILPINYFIEKPFQNWTRSTAEILGTVFVYVDYTYPVDELRDEFTRLLNLSPLWDKRVQVLQVTDAKEHTLELRALVSASNSSKAFDLRCYIREGLVKFIAQNHPQSLPLNRWVTHGGKKAPTDGEVKQIDSKTGNPNSPDK from the coding sequence ATGAAACAGCAGATAGCCTCCTTATCTAACCAAATGCCCGACTGGGCCTGGAACCTCATTGTTTTCGCAGCAGCCATCATTATCGGCATGGTGCTCAAATTCGTTATTACTACACTGTTAAAGCACTATAAAAACGTATCTGGCTATTCGTTATTCAAATCGCTGCTTACGCACTTGGGTGGGCCGCTAGATTATTTTGTGCCATTGTTCACCCTAAACCTCATGACTCCCATTATGCAATTGAGCAAAGGTTATCTCGACCCGCTCGATCGCATTTTAGGCATCTTGCTCATCATATCCTTTGCCAACCTGCTTATCAATGCCATTAAGGTGCTCGAAGACTTTGTATATTTTAATTACGACCTTAGTAAAGAAGATAACCTTAAAGAGCGTAAAATACGCACCCAATTGCAGTTTATCCGCAAAATCATCATCGCGCTTATTGTACTTATCAGCCTTTCAATTATACTACTCAGTTTTGATAATGTACGTAAAATTGGAGCGGGCCTGCTTACCGGCGTGGGTATAAGCGGTATTATTATTGGTTTTGCGGCGCAAAAGTCACTGGGGAATTTGCTGGCCGGTTTCCAGATAGCCTTTACACAACCCATCCGGATAGACGATGTGCTGGTGGTTGAAGGCGAGTGGGGCCGCGTTGAGGAGATAACCCTAACCTACGTGGTACTTAACATTTGGGATCAGCGCCGCCTTATCCTGCCCATTAATTACTTTATCGAAAAGCCATTCCAAAACTGGACCCGCAGTACTGCCGAAATACTCGGAACCGTTTTTGTTTATGTAGATTATACATACCCCGTAGATGAGCTTCGCGACGAATTTACGCGCTTGCTTAACCTATCACCTTTGTGGGATAAACGCGTACAAGTGCTACAGGTAACCGATGCCAAAGAGCATACTTTAGAACTACGCGCCCTGGTAAGCGCAAGCAACTCCTCCAAAGCTTTCGATCTCCGTTGTTACATCCGCGAAGGGCTGGTAAAGTTCATCGCCCAAAACCACCCGCAAAGTTTGCCATTAAACCGTTGGGTTACCCATGGCGGCAAAAAAGCACCCACCGATGGCGAAGTAAAGCAGATAGACAGCAAAACCGGTAACCCCAATAGCCCGGATAAATAA